The proteins below are encoded in one region of Oncorhynchus masou masou isolate Uvic2021 chromosome 15, UVic_Omas_1.1, whole genome shotgun sequence:
- the LOC135555615 gene encoding uncharacterized protein LOC135555615 has product MRATLLCLLCMAMCLTGIPASPVRKAQKNNQAAPIDDMNVLMYGVLQFSETLHHVYESTDAKFARIERSLRRHEERLERLGQEAGQAAEKDRQMRQVLGQIQGQMAGLQSKAEEAKGKVARVEQEEGELRTTVINLETHLQNYPPNGIQELKDRALKHSSVLEGLLTWTQFQKQSIESQNQQLTKLQKLSEARRQPVLRHIA; this is encoded by the exons ATGAGGGCCACACTACTCTGCCTGCTGTGTATGGCCATGTGTTTAACAGGGATCCCAGCCAGCCCCGTCCGGAAGGCCCAGAAAAACAACCAGGCTGCCCCCATTGATGACATGAACGTGCTGATGTACGGCGTGCTGCAGTTCAGCGAGACCCTGCACCACGTCTACGAGAGCACCGATGCCAAGTTCGCTCGGATCGAGAGGTCGCtgaggagacatgaggagaggctggagaggctgGGCCAGGAGGCAGGCCAGGCCGCAGAGAAGGACAGGCAGATGAGACAGGTGCTAGGACAGATACAG GGCCAGATGGCTGGGCTGCAGTCAAAGGCTGAGGAGGCCAAAGGCAAGGTTGCCCGGGTGGAGCAGGAAGAGGGAGAGCTTAGGACCACGGTGATCAACCTGGAGACACACCTTCAGAACTACCCCCCCAACGGCATACAGGAATTAAAG GATAGGGCATTAAAACACTCCAGTGTTCTGGAGGGCCTGCTAACATGGACACAGTTCCAAAAACAGAGCATTGAGAGTCAGAACCAACAGTTGACCAAGCTACAGAAACTG AGTGAAGCCAGGAGACAGCCAGTCCTTCGTCACATCGCCTGA